A window of the Brassica napus cultivar Da-Ae chromosome A2, Da-Ae, whole genome shotgun sequence genome harbors these coding sequences:
- the LOC106417769 gene encoding kunitz trypsin inhibitor 2-like produces MKISFLITILLATVACTHGQEPVKDTAGNSLETGQQYFIQPIKTGSKNGGGLVPAAIRLIPLCPLGINQAAFTFLPGLPVSFEFSDFVPEPIVKTSTDVTIEFKSCKEFSFIWAVESSSDSNEPAIILSGTPGSQNSRFKIEKAGERAGENTYKLTSLGGTVGNVTGIFLAPQLVLTNDNAKTTFVKFNKYNESITSASRVEKSGLRMFPF; encoded by the coding sequence ATGAAGATCTCTTTTCTCATCACTATCCTCTTGGCGACAGTGGCCTGCACCCACGGACAAGAACCGGTGAAAGACACTGCCGGGAATTCTCTTGAGACAGGTCAGCAATACTTCATCCAGCCGATCAAGACCGGGAGCAAGAACGGAGGTGGTCTTGTTCCAGCCGCCATTAGACTCATTCCCCTTTGTCCACTTGGCATCAACCAAGCAGCCTTTACGTTCTTACCAGGCCTACCGGTTAGCTTCGAGTTTTCTGACTTCGTCCCAGAACCCATCGTTAAGACATCTACTGATGTAACCATCGAGTTCAAATCATGCAAGGAATTTTCCTTTATATGGGCAGTTGAATCCTCATCGGATTCCAATGAGCCAGCAATTATCCTCAGTGGTACCCCGGGGAGCCAAAATAGCCGGTTTAAGATAGAGAAAGCCGGAGAAAGAGCAGGAGAAAACACTTATAAGTTGACCAGCTTAGGCGGGACCGTTGGAAACGTCACGGGGATTTTTCTGGCACCACAACTAGTTCTCACCAATGATAATGCCAAGACCACATTCGTCAAATTCAACAAATATAATGAATCTATTACATCTGCTTCTCGTGTTGAGAAGTCAGGTCTAAGGATGTTCCCATTCTGA
- the LOC125584190 gene encoding uncharacterized protein LOC125584190 — MVTGSNLDLQHEEHAKLGSNIWFELNYPDARATTPSNSLGTITPSWKAPADDIVKCNIAASWSDTSRMSGASWIVRNSRGKVLMHGRRSFSSVQSTELAELLAIFWAIESMNSMRKDKIIFESSCERARACFLSPSSCSETREIVGNICDLVQRFQHWSLDHVLETRNVLAQRIATSVTVDHRYQSYIALGGPNWLKELIAYEARNDAPLS, encoded by the coding sequence ATGGTAACCGGATCAAACTTGGATTTACAGCACGAGGAACATGCAAAACTTGGATCCAACATTTGGTTTGAACTTAACTACCCTGACGCTAGAGCAACCACCCCCAGTAACTCGCTAGGAACTATCACACCTTCTTGGAAGGCACCAGCTGATGACATTGTCAAGTGTAACATAGCTGCCTCATGGTCTGATACGTCCCGTATGAGTGGAGCTTCTTGGATTGTAAGGAATAGCCGAGGAAAGGTCCTAATGCATGGCAGGAGATCCTTTTCATCTGTGCAGTCTACAGAACTTGCGGAACTCCTAGCTATCTTTTGGGCCATCGAGAGCATGAATTCCATGCGTAAGGATAAGATCATCTTTGAATCTTCATGTGAGCGCGCAAGGGCTTGCTTCCTATCTCCAAGCTCATGCAGTGAAACCAGGGAAATTGTTGGAAACATCTGTGATTTGGTACAACGGTTTCAACACTGGTCTTTGGACCATGTCCTAGAGACAAGAAATGTGTTAGCACAGAGAATTGCCACTAGCGTAACCGTTGACCATAGATATCAATCCTACATTGCTTTAGGAGGACCTAACTGGTTGAAGGAACTCATTGCGTATGAAGCAAGGAACGATGCTCCGCTTTCGTAA
- the LOC106365030 gene encoding kunitz trypsin inhibitor 2-like has translation MMSSFPLVSFLITLMLAAAVCTQGHEPALDTAENPVLTTAQYLIQPYSPRSNGGGLLPVPVKLLPLCPLGISQSSVTALPGLPVSFSYPYPLMDTYVNEGQAVNIEFRSEAWPGCEEFSKYWEVDESSSASEEPAILVGGKKRERNSWFKIERKENFVGGNAYKLTTLAGTIGTIPGPWENAPQLVLTNDTAKTFLVKFHKVHGDTTATTSTSRLEKLGLGMFPFY, from the coding sequence ATGATGTCATCATTCCCATTGGTCTCCTTTCTCATCACCCTCATGTTGGCTGCAGCTGTATGCACCCAGGGACACGAACCTGCGCTGGACACGGCCGAAAATCCAGTTCTAACGACTGCACAATACCTGATCCAACCGTACTCCCCGAGGAGTAACGGAGGTGGTCTCCTCCCAGTCCCCGTTAAACTACTTCCCCTTTGTCCACTTGGCATCAGCCAATCCTCGGTTACAGCCTTACCTGGCCTACCGGTTAGCTTCTCATATCCGTACCCGCTCATGGACACCTATGTTAACGAAGGGCAAGCTGTAAATATCGAGTTTAGGTCGGAAGCATGGCCGGGCTGCGAAGAGTTTTCCAAGTACTGGGAAGTAGATGAATCCTCATCGGCTTCCGAGGAGCCTGCGATTCTCGTCGGTGGTAAGAAGCGGGAACGAAACAGCTGGTTTAAAATtgagagaaaagaaaattttgtagGAGGAAATGCTTACAAGTTGACCACCTTAGCCGGAACCATTGGAACCATCCCAGGGCCTTGGGAAAATGCACCACAACTAGTTCTCACCAATGATACTGCTAAGACCTTCCTCGTCAAATTCCACAAAGTTCATGGTGATACTACGGCTACTACTTCTACTTCACGTCTGGAGAAGTTAGGTCTAGGGATGTTCCCATTCTACTAG